From one Excalfactoria chinensis isolate bCotChi1 unplaced genomic scaffold, bCotChi1.hap2 Scaffold_72, whole genome shotgun sequence genomic stretch:
- the LOC140265230 gene encoding olfactory receptor 14A16-like, translating to MPNSSSISEFLLLPLADTRQLQLLHFWLLLGIYLAALLGNGLISTAVACDRRLHTPMYFFLLNLALLDLGCISTTLPKAMANALWDTRAISYAGCAAQLFFFSFFMPAEYSLLTIMSYDRYVAICKPLHYGTLMDSRACATMAAAAWGAGVLNSLLHTASTFSLPLCQGNVVNQFFCEIPQILKLSCSESNFREVVFLIFSISLAFGCFVFIVVSYVQIFLAVLRMPSVEGQHKAFSMCLPHLAVVSLFITTGFYAYLNPHSVSSPSMDLLVAVLYSVVPPAVNPIIYSMRNSEVKDALWKLLNCVPVVQTGAQACSSTKISSLL from the exons atgcccaacagcagctccatcagcgagttcctcctgctgccgttggcagacacgcggcagctgcagctcctgcacttctggctcttgctgggcatttacctggctgccctcctgggcaatggcctcatcagcacagccgtagcctgcgaccgccgcctgcacacccccatgtacttcttcctgctcaacctggccctcctcgacctgggctgcatctccaccactctccccaaagccatggccaacgccctctgggacaccagggccatctcctacgcaggatgtgctgcacagctctttttcttttccttcttcatgccagcagagtattcccttctcaccatcatgtcctatgaccgctacgttgccatctgcaagcccctgcactacgggaccttgatggacagcagagcttgtgccaccatggcagcagctgcctggggcgctggggttctcaattccttgctgcacactgccagtacgttttcactgcctctctgccaaggcaatgttgtcaaccagttcttctgtgaaatcccccagatcctcaagctctcctgctcagaatcaaatttcagggaagttgtgtttctcatttttagtatcagtttagcctttggctgctttgttttcatagttgtgtcctatgtgcagatcttccttgccgtgctgaggatgccttCTGTGGAGGgacagcacaaagccttctccatgtgcctccctcacctggctgtggtctccctatTTATCACCACTGGCTTTTATGCCTACCTGAATCCCCACTCTGTCTCCTCTCCATCCATGGACTTGctggtggcagttctgtactcagtggtgcctccagcagtgaaccctatcatctacagcatgaggaacagcgAAGTCAAGGATGCG ctgtggaagCTGTTAAACTGTGTCCCTGTGGTCCAAACAGGAgctcaggcctgcagctctACCAAGATTTCTAGCTTACT